The sequence GAAAGACGACGTTGGTCGCGCCGCGAAATTTGAAGGCGCCCGCCTTCTGAAAATTCTCGCACTTGAAATACAGCGACGCACCCGTACGCGCATCGAGCGACGCACACGTGAGTACCGGCGTGTGATGAGCATACGGCGCGATACGCGCGGCGGCGGCCTGAATGTCGGCCAATGTAACGCTGTGTGCAGAGGCGTCCATGTCTCTAGAGCCGTATCAGTACGGCGAGTTTGGACAACACTTCGTGCATCGTTCGCTCAGGCAACGACCGGATCCTTTTCTCAACCTATTCGTGATGCAGTTCGCGTATCTGTTCTGCGAATACTTCCAGCAGATCCAGCAGTCCGCGTTCGGCGATGGAGGCGCGCGCCTCATCGAGCGATACCCAGCGGCGCTGCCGTATCGCGCGTTCGTCGTACTCCTCGGCCACGCCCTGCACCAATAGTGCGTACATGTCGACGTGACAGATACCGCCCCACTTCTCGAAGCTGTAGCTGCCGAGCGCCTCTTCGGTCACGGCACCGAGCACACCCGCCTCCTCCCACGCTTCCTTCGCGGCCGAGTCCCGCGGATGCAGACCTGTTTCCACGATGCCCTTCGGAAAAATCCATCGACGGCCATTCCGGCTTGTCACAAGCAGCAGCTCGATCCCCGCGGCACCCACGCGGTATGGAATCACTCCTGATTGAGCAATAACAGGCGGCTCCTTCTTTTTTTCTGATTGCCGACGGTGGCGGCGGAGGATGTTTTCCTTGACGTAGCGGGGAGTGTTTTTTGGCATGGCGGGGTGTCTGCGGTACGCGTGTTCTTGCGGAGCAATATACACGACACGGCGCAAATACCCTGTGTCATTTGCACGGGATGATGACGGTTGTTCACGCGCACGTAGTGCGCCTCCAACGTGGTATTACTTCACTTTCAGCAGCAGACCCGTGCGCCGCGCGCTCGGCGTTTCGACGCTGCATCGATACACACCAGCCGGCAGTCTGCCGGGAGACACCGGAAAACTGTGCGTGCCAGCAGAAAGCAGCCCCTCGTACACGGTGAGTACTCCACGCCCAGCGGCATCATACAGACGCACCGCAACATGCTCCTCCACGGGAAGCGCAAAGGTAATGGTGGTGCGTTCGTGAAAGGGATTCGGATACACCGCGTACAAGCGGAAACCGGCCGAGGCAACTGCGACGCGCACTTCGGACGAATACTCGAAAGTCCCGTCGCGGTCCACCATACGAAGGCGGTACACATACTCCTCCGCGGGCGGTAGCTGGGTATCCTCGAATACGTAATTGTTGCGGATGTCCGACGATCCGCTCGCCGGTACGGTCCCGATATACATCCAACCGCCGGTGCTTCGGCGCTCGACATCGTAGCGCAGTGCATTCAGTTCGCTGAGAGTGCTCCACGACAGCGACACACGCCCCGCGCTGAATCGCGCGCGAAGATATTCAAGTTCGACGGGCAACGGACTGGTATTGTCACTCAATGTGAAGTCCGAGAACGCCGTCATGCCGCCCTGGCGCACTGTCCGCGCAACAGTGTCGATGGTGGATGCGGCATGGTGTGTCCATACACCGCCCGAACGCCGGGCCAGCCGCGCGTCGGCCTCGGCGGCAATCGAACCGAGCATGGCGGGTGTATAATGCAGCACCAGCTCGTATGTGTAGCCGCTTCCCCCCCACGCATCGATGCTCCAGTACGCGGAAGCGTGCGCACCCTGCGTCACCGCGGGAGGTGTTGTGCCGGTGCGTACGCGCGCGTGGAGGGAGTCGGGCACTGTGCCGCTTGAACCCCAGAGGAGTTCCAGCATCGTCCGGCCGCCCAGCGTGTACGTCGTCATCTGTCCGGTTCCAAGCAGTCCCTCCTGCCGCAGCATGGGTGGTGTAACCGAAGTCCCGAATTCATCGGAACCGAGATCGGTTCCGTATCCGCGCGTGCGCAGCCGTGTGCAGTGCCCGTCGATATCCGCATCGAGCGTATCGGATTCCACTCCCGCAATTCCATTTCCGTTCAGGAACCAGCACGTCCATCGCGTTGTGTCCACTGCGAGATTGCCCGTAGTGACTGCCGGGAACAGATCCGTCACGGAAATCTGCGATGTCGAACTCGGACTTCCCACCGAAGCGGTCAATGTCGCCACGTCGTTGTTTTCGACTGCTGTTTTCCAGGCGTGTGATGCGAGCGGAGTGCCCGCCCAGTCCGCAAGGCGTGTGGTGTCGCGCGCTGCAAGGAATTGATGGTTCGACGTCAGCGCCGGAACCCAGGCGTTGCCCATCCATCCCGACGTCTGAGCCGTGCCTATCGCATAATGGTAGTCGAGCCAGCCGCTCGACTGCCGGCCATTGATGAAGACGTTGTTACGCAGCCGCGTGGTGCCGCTGCCACTGCGCAGGAACGCGTGTGTCGCTTGTGTCGCCGCCCCGCCGGCTGCGCCCGTGATCACAACGGTATTATGGAGAAACACACACAGGGAATCTGATGCGTGATCGATGCCCCTGAATCGTGTGTCGTATCCGAAACCCTCGCCGAGTGTCACCTGATTGTTGGCATACTGCCCGCGTCCTCCGAGAATCTGTATACCCGTCACCGAAGGTGCATTGACGCCGGAGTACTGATTGTCGCTGCCGACATCGTATACGCGATTGCCGCGTATGATACTGCCCGTTCGTGCACCCGTGACGACAAGCCCGTATGCGCCTCTCGGCGCGGATGTGGTGCTGCTGTTGTGTATCGTGCGTACGGTATTTTTTTCGATACGCAGAACGGCATCCCCCCGGATGCGCATGCCCGCGAGTGGCTGCGAGGAGGAAGTGACACTCAATCCGCTTGTATTCGATTCGAGGTCGGAAATGGTATTTCCGTTTACCTGCAGCACGCCTGATCCGCTCACCGCGATACCCGTAAGCCGCGCGTCGCCTCCAACAGTATACACCGCATGACCCACGATATTGTTCTCGACAAAAACAGTGTCGTTCGATGTGATGGAAAGGAGATCCGCGTTTGCGCCGACGGAAATGGTATCACACGGATTCGATCCACCGCCGAGCACATTCCCGCTTACGGTCCCGACCACCGCCTTGCCTCCGGTGATGCCGAGAAGAATGCACGAATCAGCGCCGCGGGAAGCGATGTTGCCGATATGGTTATTCTGCACACTCACGGGAGGCCTGCCGGGATCGTTCCCTGCCGCGATCACAATGCCCCGCACGGCGGTCGACGAGGCGAGCGGTGCACCGCCCCGGCTCGAATCGCTTCCGCCGATACTGTTGTCGTGCACGATGTGCCCCATGCCGCCATCTTCCAAAACAATCGCGGAGAGTTCGCCCGCAACAACAGTACTGCGTGGCCGGTAGAAGTTGTTGCCCGCAATGGTCCAATCGTCGCCGTTCCCCGCGGGACCAAGCCACACGCCCCGGTATGAAAAATCCGTCAGCTCGTTGTCCACAATGATTGTCGAGGAATTCTTTGCCGAGGATGACGCGCCTGCATATATACACACCGCGTGTGCGGAATCGCTCCAGATATGGGATCGGAATAGATTCTCGCTCACGAGTATGCTGTCGTTGCCGGTGGATGTGCCCGCGCCGATGTGCAGCAGTGCGGCGGTGCTGCTGCGGCCCTCCACAATGCAGTTGCGCACGGTATTACGCGAGGCATCGTTCACGAACGAAAGCACGGACTGCGCCGTGGCGGCATTCACGAGACGAAGGTACCGTCCTCCATTGGCGTATCGGCCGTCGAACGATACATGGTCGGCGCCATTGAGACGCAGCATCGCGTTTGCTGACATCGACCCGTGGATGACACGCACACGCGCGGTGTCCGGACGAATAGTGATGGTGTAGGCGGCCGTCGCGGGAGTCCGTGCCACGGTGTTCAGCGCCACGGCGCCGTCCTCGAACAATGAATCCCGTACAAGCACGGTGAGATCCGCGATGAGGGATTTGTTGTTCATGTCCGCAAAAAAGCCGGAGCTGCCCGTGAGCGATGGATATGTTCCGGGAATAGTCACCGTGCCGCTGATGGTGTCGGCGATGATGTAGGAGTGCGGCGTGCCTCCTATCGGAAACGCGGCGGTGGTTAATGCCACCGATGCGGGGGCGCTTGCGAATGTGCCCGCGTTGATGGCGACGTTCGGAACCGCGGCGCTGTCCTGCGCGACCACAAAGTATTGTATCACATTCCCGAGAGACACGCCTGTGCCGTTGAAAAGCAGCGAATAGTCGATCGTGAAGGAATACGGCGAGCTTGTTCCCGTCGCCTCCACCCATTTCCACCCGTCGGACGCACTGTTGTTGTTGCCCAGTGCGTTTGTCTCGGTGCTCTTTTTGAAATAGACACGAGGGCGCGTACCGCTCAATCCGCTCACACCGCTCGGATCGGTGATGGACACGTGCGTAAAGGGTCGCGTCGAGGTTGCCGCGCCGGGTGGCAGAGGATTATATACAATCTCCGGACCCGCGTTGTCGGACCGATTAAAATTCCCTTCATCGGCTCCGATGTCGGGCGCAGTGCCGGTACCACCGTACCCCGAGGCGCCCTGCCGCGTCTGTCCGTCGTAATCGGACGTGATTCCCGCCACCGCGATGCCCGCACTTTCACACATGTTCACGCGCACGGTGTCGAGATGCACATCGTACGGCGTGGTGCTGATGTTGACAAAGGGCGGCAGACCGCTGAGTGAGAGCGTGTCGCGCGGAGCAACCCGGGCGCGGAACGCAGCCAGTGTTTGGTCGCCATTTGTCCCGTCCGTGAAGATCAGGCGTGTCGATGAAGGTGTGCCGACATAATACAGGTTGTTGTTCGAACTGCTGTCGTAACTGCTCAGCACTGAGCCATACCGGCGGTATGCCGAGGCGGTGCCCGATGTGCTTCCATGTCCGGCGAGATTGATGAAGATGTTGTTTTTCGCTGTGTACCGCGTGCTGTCGTCCACAAACACCGCGGCTGTTGACGCATTGGCGCCGCTCAACGATCCGTCGAGGTACACGGTGTTGTACAGGAGCTCTGCGCGCGTGCCGGTGACCGATATTCCGGCAAGCAGAGGTCCGACGTACGAGGGCGACATGTTCGGTGCGTAGAGTTCCGCGACAATATTGTTCGAGATTGTGGCGTTTCCACCCTCTCCTCGGATGCCTTGCACGAACGAATTAACGCCACTCCCGTTCAGGTCTCGTATAAGATTCCGCGTGACGGTGATGCTTTTACATGTGTAGTTCCACCACACACCGACGGCGCCACCGAGATCAAAATTACTGATCTGGTTCCGGTGAATCTCGATCGCGGAATCACCGCTGAAGGAGAGCCCGTAGGCACCACCCGAATTGGTGAAGTTGGTGATGCGACAATCCTCGACTATGGCAACGGAGCTGTTCAGCAGAGTGATGCCGTTCGTACCAATGCGGCCGTGCAACGCTGTAATTGTATCACCACGAAATACCCGACGCGGTTTCGATACGGTGGACGAGTACACCGCGTAACACAGCGTGCCGTTCAGGTCCTCGAATCTGTTGCTGTCGAGTTCCTCCAACATCGGGGATCCATTGTTGTAGTAGCCATAGGTGTATCCCGCGGTTGTGTCGACTGTGTGCAGATTCGAGCCAATCAGGTTGTGATGCAGGCGCAGTGTGTCGGCAGCCGCGTACACGCAATAGAGGTTTCCGGCGATGCCGGTCTTGCTGTTTCCGCTGACGGTGTTTCTGGTGGCAAGCACATGTGTCAGACCGCCGCTGCCGCCGAGATACAGCAGGTACATCATGCCCGTACCTGCAAGACTGTTGTTGGTGATGCGATTGCTGTCCACAACGAGTACCGCGACAGCTCCCGCGTTAAAGAAGCCGTAGAGCGCACCCGATGTGGCGGAGGAGTAACTGCAGCCGGAGATGGTGTTCCCGTACACGTCGATACGGCTGCCGTCGCCGCTGAAATTCACCGAGAGACCTATCAGACTCGATGTTGTGCCGTCGCTTGTGACCGTGATGGTATTGTTTTCCACCCACAGACGCGCGGAGATACTGCCGGTGGCGAGTATGCCGTAGCAATTTGTTGTTGCGCCATCACCACCGTCGATCGTGTTGTAGGCGATGCGCATGGAATCCTGATACACCGCATAGATTCCGTGCGGTGCCGTGGTGGATCCGTAGCCGAAACCCGTGATGGTGTTGCCCGTCACGGTGCCGATCTCCACAAAGTGATCATATCGGTTGAACGGAGCGACCGCCTGGTTGTAGCCACGGGCTCCGATGCCGACCAGGGCGTTAACAATGGTGTTGCCCTGAATGGAGATCGACTCGTGCCGCCCATCCTCGTTGGCGACAGTGACACCGACCGCTGTTGTGTCGGTGGATGTTGTCGCGACGGAGGTCGGCACCATGTTCGAAATCATGATACCGGTCGCGTACCGGTTCGACTTTGCTAGTGTGACCGTGCAGTTCCGAATCGTGACATGTTTGCACCCGTTCGATGCGTTGGCCTTCCTCAACAGATACCCGTACTCGTAGCGGCCGTGATTAATGAACGATACCGTGTCGTCGGCCGCGTCGATGCCATCGAAGGTGATGTAGTCGCCGCCTGTGATCTGAATCACCGCGTCGCCGTTGCCAAATTGTGTGCCGTTGCGCATTCCGCGTGTAGCCGGCACGACGATGGGATTCGCGCCGGTTCCGATGCGTTCGAAAACAATGGGTCGCGAGATTGTGCCCGTCGCTGTGATGGGCTGCAGTGTTTCGCGAAACGTCACCCCAGCCGAAACAAGAAACGTGACACCCGTACCTCCCACGCCGGATGCGTTCAGGGCATTTATAGCGGCGCCGAACGTAGTATAGTTGTTAGTGCCACTTCCGGAGGGATTGATCGTCTTTGTGCCCGAGAGTTGCGCGGTTGCAACACCAGTGCAGACGAACAGCAACACACACGCGGCCATGCTCCGGTTAAGATTACCGTACATGACACGTCCCTTCTTTCGTACGCCGCCTCCATCGAACATGCACGACTCGCGCAGACTGCTACAGGCTACTTCTTTGTCTGAAGATACGCCTTATTGTGGTGATAAGGAACCGAGAGACCACGATGCGCCCCTGTTGTCCCGTCGCACCTCAACAAGCTCGGTGTGACACCACTTTGTTGTCCCGCTCTCCCGCTGTCCCGCTGTCCCGCTGTCCTGCTCTCCCAGCTTCTATCTCCTACATCCTAGATCCTAAATCCTACTTCCAATCTCCTCCAAAAAAAACGCCGGACCCGCTGGCAACGGATCCGGCGTGTTCCGGGATCGTGTTCTTCTCTTCCTAGAACTCTTCCGGAAGTTCCTTGAGCTGCGTGTAGTTGAAGACGGGGCCGTCCTTGCAGACGTACACGCTGCCGATATTGCAGCGCCCGCATTTCCCGCAGCCGCATTTCATGCGGTTCTCGAGTGTGGTGATGATGTTTTCGTCGGTGAATCCGAGCTTCTGCATCACAGGCAAGGTGTATTTGATCATGATGGGCGGACCACAGATGATAGCAACACTGTTGTCGCCCGACGGCGCGAGTTTCTCGACTACGGTGGGCACAAATCCGACCTCGCCCTTCCAGTCGGGCGTCTCCCCGCCCGGATCCACGGTCACCACCGTCTTGACACCAGCCATCGCGCCCCACTCCTCGAGTTCGCGTTTGTATACAAGATCGTTTACCGAACGCGCGCCGTAGACGATGGTCACATCCTTGAAACGGTCGCGCAAATCCAGCACGTTCCAGATGATGCAGCGCACGGGGGCGAGTCCGATGCCGCCCGCGATAAACACGACGTTTTTCCCCTCCATTTGCTCGAGCGGGAAATAATTCCCGTACGGACCGCGCAGCCCGATCACGTCGCCCACATTCAATCGCCGCATGGCCGTCGTCACGCGGCCGTATTGTTTGAACGAACATTCTATATAATCCATCCGCGTGGGCGACGACGCGATACAGAACGTACATTCACCCTCGCCGAACACCGAATACTCGGCGAACTGTCCCGCGCGGAACGAAAATGTCTCCGCCACCACCGCATCCTTGAACTGCAGACGGAACGTCGTGGTGTCGGGGGTTTCCTGAATGATGTCTTTTACGACGAGGAGATGGGGAGTATAGAGGTTGGGCATGGCGGCTGACGTGAGAATTCAGAATCCTGAATCCAGAATTCAGAATGGTAATGAAGAAGGTCGTTTATTTGTCGTTTCGAAGTATTGTCGACATGTATGATTCGAGGAGTTTGCTGGTTTCTTCGAGAAGTTCCTTTGCAAGTGCAATCTCACTGTACCCGAGATCACGTGTGAGAATCAGAAAATACCGGCATTCTTCCAGTGAGCCCTGAGCGATATTGAGATATCGGACTTTGTCCGCTTTCGAACGTTTCTTGAATCCCTCGGCGATGTTCGCCGGAATCGACGAGGATGCACGGCGTAATTGCGAACTCAGGCCGTATAGTTCCTCTTTGGGAAATAGACGCGTCATTCGATACACTTGGAGGACAAACGCATGCGCCTTTTGCCATACGATCAGATCCTCAAATGTTGTCGCTGGTTCTCGCATCAATATTCTGGATTCTGAATTCTGGATTCTGGATTCTTCGAGGTCACTGACACTTCGCGTGAATGTCACCAACAATCTCCGCAATATCCACCCCCATCGCGCAGCCACGGGAGCAGCGTCCGCAGCCGGTGCAGAGGATTTCGCCGAAACGTTCGGGGTAGTAGCTGAATTTGTGCGAGACGCGCTGGCGGTAACGTTTGCCCTGGTCGTCGCGGGGATTGTGACCGGAGGCGTGTTTGGTGAACAGACCGTGCTGGCAGGCGTCCCAGTTCTTCATGCGCCGTCCCT comes from Ignavibacteriota bacterium and encodes:
- a CDS encoding NUDIX hydrolase; its protein translation is MPKNTPRYVKENILRRHRRQSEKKKEPPVIAQSGVIPYRVGAAGIELLLVTSRNGRRWIFPKGIVETGLHPRDSAAKEAWEEAGVLGAVTEEALGSYSFEKWGGICHVDMYALLVQGVAEEYDERAIRQRRWVSLDEARASIAERGLLDLLEVFAEQIRELHHE
- a CDS encoding right-handed parallel beta-helix repeat-containing protein → MYGNLNRSMAACVLLFVCTGVATAQLSGTKTINPSGSGTNNYTTFGAAINALNASGVGGTGVTFLVSAGVTFRETLQPITATGTISRPIVFERIGTGANPIVVPATRGMRNGTQFGNGDAVIQITGGDYITFDGIDAADDTVSFINHGRYEYGYLLRKANASNGCKHVTIRNCTVTLAKSNRYATGIMISNMVPTSVATTSTDTTAVGVTVANEDGRHESISIQGNTIVNALVGIGARGYNQAVAPFNRYDHFVEIGTVTGNTITGFGYGSTTAPHGIYAVYQDSMRIAYNTIDGGDGATTNCYGILATGSISARLWVENNTITVTSDGTTSSLIGLSVNFSGDGSRIDVYGNTISGCSYSSATSGALYGFFNAGAVAVLVVDSNRITNNSLAGTGMMYLLYLGGSGGLTHVLATRNTVSGNSKTGIAGNLYCVYAAADTLRLHHNLIGSNLHTVDTTAGYTYGYYNNGSPMLEELDSNRFEDLNGTLCYAVYSSTVSKPRRVFRGDTITALHGRIGTNGITLLNSSVAIVEDCRITNFTNSGGAYGLSFSGDSAIEIHRNQISNFDLGGAVGVWWNYTCKSITVTRNLIRDLNGSGVNSFVQGIRGEGGNATISNNIVAELYAPNMSPSYVGPLLAGISVTGTRAELLYNTVYLDGSLSGANASTAAVFVDDSTRYTAKNNIFINLAGHGSTSGTASAYRRYGSVLSSYDSSSNNNLYYVGTPSSTRLIFTDGTNGDQTLAAFRARVAPRDTLSLSGLPPFVNISTTPYDVHLDTVRVNMCESAGIAVAGITSDYDGQTRQGASGYGGTGTAPDIGADEGNFNRSDNAGPEIVYNPLPPGAATSTRPFTHVSITDPSGVSGLSGTRPRVYFKKSTETNALGNNNSASDGWKWVEATGTSSPYSFTIDYSLLFNGTGVSLGNVIQYFVVAQDSAAVPNVAINAGTFASAPASVALTTAAFPIGGTPHSYIIADTISGTVTIPGTYPSLTGSSGFFADMNNKSLIADLTVLVRDSLFEDGAVALNTVARTPATAAYTITIRPDTARVRVIHGSMSANAMLRLNGADHVSFDGRYANGGRYLRLVNAATAQSVLSFVNDASRNTVRNCIVEGRSSTAALLHIGAGTSTGNDSILVSENLFRSHIWSDSAHAVCIYAGASSSAKNSSTIIVDNELTDFSYRGVWLGPAGNGDDWTIAGNNFYRPRSTVVAGELSAIVLEDGGMGHIVHDNSIGGSDSSRGGAPLASSTAVRGIVIAAGNDPGRPPVSVQNNHIGNIASRGADSCILLGITGGKAVVGTVSGNVLGGGSNPCDTISVGANADLLSITSNDTVFVENNIVGHAVYTVGGDARLTGIAVSGSGVLQVNGNTISDLESNTSGLSVTSSSQPLAGMRIRGDAVLRIEKNTVRTIHNSSTTSAPRGAYGLVVTGARTGSIIRGNRVYDVGSDNQYSGVNAPSVTGIQILGGRGQYANNQVTLGEGFGYDTRFRGIDHASDSLCVFLHNTVVITGAAGGAATQATHAFLRSGSGTTRLRNNVFINGRQSSGWLDYHYAIGTAQTSGWMGNAWVPALTSNHQFLAARDTTRLADWAGTPLASHAWKTAVENNDVATLTASVGSPSSTSQISVTDLFPAVTTGNLAVDTTRWTCWFLNGNGIAGVESDTLDADIDGHCTRLRTRGYGTDLGSDEFGTSVTPPMLRQEGLLGTGQMTTYTLGGRTMLELLWGSSGTVPDSLHARVRTGTTPPAVTQGAHASAYWSIDAWGGSGYTYELVLHYTPAMLGSIAAEADARLARRSGGVWTHHAASTIDTVARTVRQGGMTAFSDFTLSDNTSPLPVELEYLRARFSAGRVSLSWSTLSELNALRYDVERRSTGGWMYIGTVPASGSSDIRNNYVFEDTQLPPAEEYVYRLRMVDRDGTFEYSSEVRVAVASAGFRLYAVYPNPFHERTTITFALPVEEHVAVRLYDAAGRGVLTVYEGLLSAGTHSFPVSPGRLPAGVYRCSVETPSARRTGLLLKVK
- a CDS encoding FAD/NAD(P)-binding protein, with translation MPNLYTPHLLVVKDIIQETPDTTTFRLQFKDAVVAETFSFRAGQFAEYSVFGEGECTFCIASSPTRMDYIECSFKQYGRVTTAMRRLNVGDVIGLRGPYGNYFPLEQMEGKNVVFIAGGIGLAPVRCIIWNVLDLRDRFKDVTIVYGARSVNDLVYKRELEEWGAMAGVKTVVTVDPGGETPDWKGEVGFVPTVVEKLAPSGDNSVAIICGPPIMIKYTLPVMQKLGFTDENIITTLENRMKCGCGKCGRCNIGSVYVCKDGPVFNYTQLKELPEEF
- a CDS encoding four helix bundle protein — encoded protein: MREPATTFEDLIVWQKAHAFVLQVYRMTRLFPKEELYGLSSQLRRASSSIPANIAEGFKKRSKADKVRYLNIAQGSLEECRYFLILTRDLGYSEIALAKELLEETSKLLESYMSTILRNDK